A segment of the Corylus avellana chromosome ca2, CavTom2PMs-1.0 genome:
AGTGGGGACTTATATGATCCCCAACTAATTTAGCCAaaaatttggccatttttgtcTGACCAAGGGCAGCTGCCCTGAACAGCGGGGTTTCACCAAGTTGATTACGATCCTCGAGTATCATTTTCAGCTCGGGCAGATTGTTTTGAGAGAGTTCGGTGATCAAGAGTTTCGCTGAGGCAACATTGTTGGTGGAGGCGACCTCGTGAAAAACATTGTTATGGTGATCGCTCTTCTTAGATATGGCAAGAGGTATCTCGGAGGGTGGTAGGAGACCAAGCAAATGCTGAAGCAGTTCCGTTCCTTCACTAGTATATCCTGCAATATGAAGCGCAGTGAGCCCGTCGATCGTCAGAGGCCGAACGACATGCTTTGGGTGTTTGTCGTAGAAGCTCTTCATGGCCTCCCAGTCTCCATTCAAAGCTGCCTGATAAGGCTTCTTCAGACCTGAAAAGGGACTCAAATATTCACTggccatctctctctttctctctgacAATACCGTATTTTATTATAGACTGTTATCGGTCAAGAGGATggaaaattctctctctctcactctctcactctcaagATGTGTTATCGGTCAAAAGGGTGGAAagttttctctccctctctctctctctctctctctgtgggaGTGTTGTCGCCTATCGTTCAAGATGGTAGAAAGCTAtccttttctttaattaatagACTCAGCTATGAtgaatgctacaatgcattctacccaccatctcttcacctTGTCATCttgaatttttagaaaaaaaaaaaaaaaaatgcaaagagagaagagatggtgggtagaaCGAAAAAAAGCATATCTCCTCAGGCTATTACACGCATAATACAAAGACTAACGGGTAGAGAAACTGCAACCCTTATTACAAGTTTCCTGATAAATTGGCGTGGGGTTAAGTTGATAATCGGTCAAatctaattataaattatcatgtcaatttgtaataaaaacgctaatacttttgtatttttcttttaaaattattattaaagaatacaaaagggttacaagaaaacacaatatGTTACGAGCATATTAGTATTTTAGTCCTATTTCAATAAGGAGATTTACTCCACTATAGGTTAATAGTAGTATTTTAGTCCTATTCTAATAAGGAGATTTTCTGCCTAGCCGTGTAAATCAAGTAAGGAGGTTCTCTTTTATTCTCATAGTCTAGGTTGTATTACTTTTACAAATCCTAGGGAGATTTGACCTAAATTGTAATCCTATTTAAACCTACGTTTGGGGTGCAATATTGCAGGCAGAGTTTTTGGAGGCCTAGGAACCTCATATTTCCTACCACTCATTATTTTGATTAGCAAAATTGGATCCTATTTCATTTCCGGTTGACAAGGGAATTACTCGTTCAGTCAGGAATTCTTGTAACACAATATAAGCTGCACCCCAAGCATTTTTCAAGACTAAATTAGATGCTATTTTGCTCGGAAATTGTATGAAGAGAGACTTTTTGGAATCTTATTTTTGGGTCTTCGCATGTGCCGTGTACGTCTAAAATGATGTTGATGTGCATGGCCCAgcttaatttatttctttcacaCACACAACCATTTCTTCCGTTTGCTTTTTTTGTGCAACGACTGGATCTGTACGAACGCCTCAATTTCTCATAAAGATCTTTAGGACTTTGTGTTGCTAGTCTTTTGGACTAATTCCTTTCTGTTCACATGAAGATTACTTTTTGGGAGTTCGTTTAATATCCAACAATTGCAAGGCTTGAAGCCTCGCGCGTTTGGAAAGCTGAATCTTCAAAAGGGAGCATTGAATATATCAGCAAATATTCTAGGAATATATAGAAACACAGCGCGTGTGGATTGAAGTGTTCAACAGCCATTCTAGAAGCGATAAAGGCAATAAGGCATGTTGCATCCCAACTCCCGATAACTAGTTTAATTCGCTATAATTATGTTTCATGGAACAGAggttattaatttgaattttcttatttatctGACGAgaacatataaaagaaaaaaaagtattaatcAACAACCACTCTAAAAAGGATCAAGTTCTACTGAAATTCTTAaggaattttagtttttagaattttaaattcagatcatttattttttatccaaGAGTCATTATTCTGCCACGTGttccactactaataaaataataaatatttattattttattagtagtgaaaCACGTGACAGAACAATaatcattgaataaaaaatatataatttatatatgaaattttaaaaactaaaattcttCTAAGAATTTTACTGGATCCAAATCCCTCTAGAAGACTAGAAGCGTCAATGATAAAGGCATGATGATTGGTGAACGTGGGTCTATCAGCGTACGTGGGCTCATCTTGACGTTGTACAAGAAACGTCATCCATTCGTAGTTTCGGGAATCAAAGGACCCGAGTAGTTAATCTTTGATGGGCCAACAGTTTCGCATAGATTGTATTTCACGTCACTTTGGTCCTTGGAAGATTGTGGTTGAATTGTGTTCTTTTTTACTTCTTGGGCTTTTCCAAATTTAAGGTTgtattttattatgtgtaatattatttattagatTGCTATACGGTTGTTATATAATTAAGATAACgtgataataaaattattttttaatttttttaagcttgattttcactactacataattaaattatataacaatttagtaaaaagcattactcatttttaatttgtcaatTTATCACTTGACTGACTTATTTGGTACCTTGAAGGTGAAGTCTTGGAAGTGGTTGAGAATGATTGGGCTTTGAAATATGCAGGAGCGTTTGAGACTTTGGTACTAGAGAGCTGAGGTCCACACGTGCACTTGTCTAGATATGAATTATGTTACTAATCGGCACCATGGTTAAGtagttttaagaaaatatttaataatgagGTTGGACATATATTAGGGCATGGGTTCCACTCTTTACAATTGAGAATCGCTCACACAAATTAGATTAATATTAACCACCTTAAAAATCATTGATATCCTAATAAAATTGGGTCAAACTATGATTCAATTAATTTTGTGAATGGTGATAGAAGTGTGAGTAAGGGAAAGGAAGATTTCTATTTGATCGGCAGCGATTCAAATTTTCAGATTGACCGGTATTTGAACACTCCTATTTGCACTAATTATTTGATCATGCGTGGGATGGGAcccattttttcatatatatatatatatatatatatatatatatatatatatatatgttatatgctAAGTTGGGCTTGGCCCGAGGGACTGTGCAGGACTGAATGCCTAGGCCTGCCAAACGTAATAATGCCAGCCCAACAAGCACAATCTACTTAGTTTGCCAGGGAACACGGGAGAGCTGTGAAGCACTTAATTAGAGTGTCTATTTTTATATGCTCACCTTTGCAAGTTGTCTTGCCCAttgggtagctcaattggctgtaGATTATATCTTataaagcggatgtcactagttcgaatctctcatccctcttttcttgtgtggacatgtcaaaaaaaaaaaaaaaaaaaacagtttaaTGCGTGCACATGCGTTGAAACCCCACAGCTCTACCTAAGTAAAATTTAATCTCTAGGAGACTTGTGAATATTTAGTCTTAATTGGTTGAAGGTAAGCATGAAAGCCAGAGATGCAAccaatattataaatataatggATTCCCCAATAGTTTTACTAAGAGTAAATACGTTGATGTGAAGTAGTTCATAATGGGAACTAAAAGTACACAATTATTTAatccaaaatagaaaaaaaaaaaaatgttaaaccCATGTCCAAATTTCCAATATCACGAAAAAGTTATTGCTTGCAGGCTGACCTGTGGGTAACACAAAACTCTCTCACTAATCGTATCTTAACGTACATGTCTTGCGGTTACCAGCCTTGAAAAAAGAGGAATGGAAGTCTTGCGAAGAGCCttcttcataattttcttgaaaaGGGAATGCATATTACTGGAGAGTGCAACATACAAGGGGAACTGCATAAGCACAAAGATGGAGACGGGAAGCAATACAGCAATATTAATGAGAGTGACAGTCAAAGCTTTCTTTTCGAAATGATTGATGAGAAAAATGGTGGCCGTGAAAGAGAGCATGGTGGTTGTCATGGAGAGGAAGAGTAAGGTGAAACCAATCATGAGCTTCCGAGGGAGAGATTTGAGGAAATTTTCTTGCTTAAATGGAGACGTGAGGATGGAGAGGAACATGACGACGTAAGTCAAGGAGCTCGCAAGGGAGACAACGTCCATGATGgtgaagaacaagaagaagggAGAATTAAGGAAAACTGGATGACCCTGCTGATCGTTACCTCCTGGGACGGTCAAAGCAGCTGTGAAAACAACAGTGGCAACAAGGATTGCGATCGCAGAGCACGAATGAGAGGTCTCCTTTATCCACCTTTCCGCCTTCTCGAGAAGCCCGGCATGTTGCTCTTTGAAAAGCTCTTCTGCAGTCTTACCGGCATTGTTGCGGTGCATGACATAATGAGAGGGAACTATCTTTCGCACACGCTGCATGGGGACATTGTATAAGATTAATTATGAGTTTCCTTAGTTTTCTCAAGAAAGATAATATTGTAGTGTTTAAAGAATGATTAAGAGAAAGTAGACATGAGGGGGCTTAATTACCTCGAACCATTGCAACTCCTCCTGCAATTGGAGTGCAGGACCAGCGCGAGTCCCTCCATTATAGTTCTTCATGTCTGCAGCGTGATGCAATATGGTGTAGCCTTGCTTATCAATCAGTGAAAACAACCGATGTTCCATTACCCCTTTCATCATCTTTAGACACCGAAAGATTTCTCTTTGACGGTGGCAAATTGCCACAACCACTATAGTTACCTCATCCTTGCTAATGTGCTCAATTGCCTGAGGATGCACATCGTGTATCTCGTCAAATATTTCAACTATTCCTTCACTTGCTGCAATAAGCAATGGGGTGTCAGGTGTTTGATCTCCTCCTTCTCCTTTACCGGCGCCTCCTTTGTCATCGTCGTCCAAAGAGTTTGATCCTTTCCTCAAGGAAATGGGTCTGTCTTCTACTTTTAAACTGTTTGCCCATGTAGTATCCATCTTCGCTAGCAACTTGGTGAGTTCAAGAGCTGATTCATGCTTTCTCTTCGCCTTCCATATTTCATCGATTGCCGGCCATTCTGTCAATGTCATATATGATACATcattcatcaatatatatatatgtttgtgagAGAAATGGTAGTTAATTTCTCAACCAAAACGGCTACTTCAGCcacaatgatttgtattttcttctACATATAGAGTTATGATCAAATCAATGAATCTAAACACTCTCacaaacatttatatatatttgtatgcAGAAATGTGTTTGGTGTCTTTAtcttgtacattttttttttaaaaaaatcaatttctttggcaaatttaccattaaatttgtgcaTGTTTTACATGGAGATGAACAAGAGATATGCTAGATAATggcaacatttttttaatttgtaaagaTATTAGCTGATCACTtgttctatatttttttaattcgtATCgtaggtactttttttttttttttttttcttaaaaattaaattgtaatagTAGAGTGAACATTAATATTGACTTAGATATATATGATCAACCAAATCATTCCCTTTCATAGGTTAAATCCAAGGCCTCTCTTATACGAGAAAGAAAAGTATCATGGGTCACctataaactataattttgaGATCCacttttgtatgaaaaaaaagtGCATGTTAACCTAGGAGTGGGGGTATAATCGCCCCCCCAGGGAGTCCACCGACTCACTTGACTTTGAAACGAATTTGAGTTTTCTTATTTGTCACCCTCAGATAGTATTACCTACAAGTTATTGGTGTTGTAGtggagctagctagctagaaaagttaaaaaatagaTGAACAGTGTGTGGAAGACACATGCGCCCCATttactaaatatatatacatataagaaAATGAGGTCGTACCTTTTGCCAGGCCCTTCCATATAGCATAGTATATTCTTGAAATCGCTGCAAAGATTATGTAAACTTACatgattacaaaaatatttctgCCGGAAGAGTAATATGATAcaaatattttacaaatatGTTATAATTTAcgtgataaatttaattactctTAAATCAACCATGCAtcttaaagtaaaattaaagatACTGTTCTTTTAACTTTGTGAGATGTTTGTGTTATTGTGTACGTATATTTATAACACTACCTGGTGGATGTTTGTTTGATTGGCGGAGGCTACTGGTATCCTGGCTGCCTCTCTCCAAATCTTCCAGTTGACTTGATGTTTTTTGAACTTCATTACTATCTTCAgcatcatcatcgtcatcatccAGATGGGCAGGAAGGCCTGCACCAAGAATGtgtttaaattactaattatatttttatagggTGTTTATATCCTTAACAGTTTAAAGCATAACAGCAATAACGCTTTGTTTAAAGTAAATGAAGCCAAAGACAAATGCATGTAATTAATGCTGTTGTGAAAGGCTTGCacataagataagataagagtGTTAGAGACATACAATGATAGAGGAGTCTCTTTACTTTTCCCATGTTGCATGAACTCCTGAAAGCAGAAGGCATTTTCGCTAGCAGGTGAAGACATGTCATGCCATTGATTTCCTTTCTTGTTCCAAGTGTCTTGTCCTTTCCTAGTAACCAAATGGCGGTTTCTGCAAAAAATCATAAAGACCATaattaaaacatgcaattaaTTTTGAAGTTATATGTTTGCATGAGAGAGAGCAAAAGAGAGAGACCAAAGTGTTGGCCTAACACAGCAGCATGGAGAATGGACATGCTGTCATGTCTATGGAAGTGGGGACCTATATCCCCAACTATTATTTTATCCAAATATTTGACCATTTTTGTCTGACCAAGGGCTGCTGCCCTAAACAGCGGGGTTTCACCAAGTTGATTACGATCCTCGAGTATCATTTTCAGCTCGGGCAGATTGTTTTGAGAGAGTTCGGTGATCAAGAGTTTCGCTGAGGCAACATTGTTGGTGGAGGCGACCTCGTGAAAAACATTGTTATGGTGATCGCTCTTCTTAGATATGGCAAGAGATATCTCGAAGGGTGGTAGGAGACCAAGCAAATGCTCAAGCAGTTCCGTTCCTTCACTATTATATCCTGCAATATGAAACGCAGTGAGCCCGTCAATCGTCAGAGGCCGAACGACATGCTCAGGGTGTTTGTCGTAGAAGCTCTTCATGGCCTCCCAGTCTCCATTCAGAGCTGCGTGATAAGGCTTCTTCAAACCTGAAAAGGGACTCAAATCACTggccatctctctctttctctttgacAATACCGTGTTTTATGGACTGTTATCGGTCAAGAGGATggaaaattctctctctctctttctcactctcaagATGTGTTATCGGTCAAAAGGGTGAAAagttttctctccctctccctctttctctctctctgggaGTGTTGTCGCCTATCGGTCAAGATGGTGGAAAGTTAtccttttctttaattaataaaCTCAGCTATTACACGCTATTACACGCACAATATTAACGAGTAGAGACACTGCAACCCTTATTACAAGTTTCCTTATAAATTGGTGTGGAATTAAATTGATAATCGGtcaaattcaattataaattataacgtaaatttataataaaaactgtaaaaaaattttattttatttttatttttattttttattttaaaaattactattaaataataaaaaagggttacaagaaaacacaatacATATAAGCTGCACCCCATGCATTTTTTAAGACTAAATTAGATGCTATATTTTGCTCGGAAAATGTATGATTTAAACCTTAAAACATGAAGCCAGACTTTTTGGAATCTTATTTTTGGGTCTTCGCGTACGTGTAAAATGATGTTGATGTGAATGGACCgacttaatttctttctttcacacaAACAACCATTTCTTCCGTGTTTGCTTTTTTGTGCAACGACTAGATCTATACGTACGCCTCAATTTCTCATAAAGATCTTGTGGGACTTTGTGTTGCTAGTCTTTTGGACTAATTCCTTGCTATTCACATTAAGATTACCTTTTGGGAGTTCGTTTACTATCCAACAATTGCTCAACAACCGCATAATAAGTGAAAGATAATGGTTACctctaaaaaatgaaatatattggGGTCCACAAGAAAAGTTAATTTGAACCTAGTCAGATCTCATATCATCTGAACATTTAAAATATCGTGGTAGGAGAGCATGATCGATCAAATAGTACATGAGTAATGCCATTTACACAcctacttttattttattttacggaagtaatatttttattaaaaaaaaaattctagaactAATTAGTAATACTatatcaataaaatcaaataaaaatatgatatataacattatttcaTAGTACATTTACgtagaaataatattatatcataCCAATAACTTATAAGTATCTTACAATGCTGATGATAGTATATGCAActtgtccttaattttttttttttttaacaatgactgaTTTAAGAGTAAATTAACACTGTGATCATGTCAGTATAATGAgatactatatataatatatagcattactctttacaTATATGAAGAGCTTGAATAGAGGTTACAGATTGCCGAATGTTTGGATTATGCCCTGCAATAGGATTTTCTCTACTTCAAGTAAGATATCAGGAAGGATTcattttaattatctttaaGATTTTATTTCACAAATCTAACCATATACATAATGCTAAACAGTGAATATACTCGTTAGACGagacaaaagtaaaatattgaGAATGAAATGACttgacaaataaaacaaaatgaatgggACTTTAGGTTTTGAGAAATTTTAGACGTATTGAGACGAAGAGTTGAAAGAGGAGTGTTTGAAGAATTGCGAGGCTTGAAGCCTCGCGTGTTTGGAAAGCCGAATCCTTCAAATTGGGAGCATTGAATATATAAGCAAATATTCGAGGAAAATATAGAAACAAAGCGTGGATTGAAGTGTTCAACAACCATTCTAGAAGCGAGAAGTATAAAGCCATAAAGGCAAGGTGATTGGTGAACGTGGGTCTATCAACTTGGGCTCATCTTACAAGAAACATCATCCATTTCTAGTTTCGGAAATCAAAGGAACGAAGGGAGTAGTTACTCTTTGATGGGCCAACAGTTACGCATAGATTGTATTTCACGTCACTTTAGTCCTTAGAACATTCATTGTGGTtgaatttgtgttcttttttacTTGTCAGGAGATCGAGTGGGCTTTTCCAACAATCATAGGGAATTTAAGGTTGTATTTTATTATAAGGTTAATTACTTTATTAATATTTCcatttatacttttttattttttttctttatgttcgCAAATTAGCAAAATTTGATACctgccttattatgagaaataGCAAAATTgatatttctgtttttttcgTCAGTCTAAATTGATGGAATTTCACCTCATCGACACGTGTCACTCTCAAAATATGTCACgtgtcttaaaaaaattaaaaataataaaataataataataaaaaaactaaaaaaaaaaaaaaaaaattctgttgtTGGCTTCTACGGAATTCCATTCCAGTTCCTTTCAATCCCGGAAAACGACATCATCGGCGATCTCCATCAACGGCTACAAGCAATCGGGCGTGAACATGGCACTTTCCCAAGATAAGAGAGCGAAGTGTTGCGGAAACTGGTCGATTGTTTTATTCCCTTGGGATTTTACTCATCAGGCGTGAACTTGTCAAAAGATATGGCTGTAAATCAACAGAATTAAAACTGGCTGTCCAGTTCATCCTCGTGAGCGTGTAATGGGTACACCCACTGGGGTCTTCCATGGACAAAAGCGTAGGAAATTAGTGCTCCTCTGGGTATAACACGTGTCGACGTTCAAGCACGGCAGCCGGAATTTCCTCCATAGCTTGCTGTCTCTTAATACCAGTAGCGCGTGTTTGCGGGTCAGCGTGAAAAACTGAGATCCAACCCGGAATCGCTCGAACGAGACTTCGGGAAGCGCGACGTCCTCGCCGCGAGCGTTGTAGCTAGGGGTCGACCAAGGTGGGCTTGTCGGAGAGTATTTCGATGAAGCTCTGATACGTTGGGACAGGTTTCGACGAGAGTGTTTCTTTCAAGATTGTTAACCTTAAAAGTGTTGCGGAAAAGGAATTTTTAGACGAAGTGGAAGGAATGCAGAGGGACGCAATGCTGGGATAAGAGAGCGAAGTACAAATTCAATGGGTCGTCGAGAAGCATCGTGGCAAGTAGTCTACGCACGGCGGAGATGAGAGGAGGCGACGCCCGCTCCGTAGAAGCCAAcaacagaatttttattttatttttttatttttcatagtcGACATGTGTCGCGATATTATTGGATATGAGACTGACGGAAAAAACGGTGGTAACAATTTTGCTATTTCTCATAGGCCAGGTATCAAATTTTACTGTTTTACATAtatagggagaaaaaaataaaaaaatgtaaaccgAGGTACTAATAAAGTAGTTAACTCTTTATATGTAATACTATTTATTAGATTGTTATACGATTGATATATAATTAAGATGACATAACAATAAAAATcgattgttaattttttttaagccttGATTTTCACCGCtacataattaaattatataacaatttagTAAAAAGCATTACTCATTCTTAATTTGCCAATTTATCACCTGACGGTCTGATTCGGTACCTTGAAGGTGAAATCTTGGAGAAGTGGTTGAGAATGATTGGGCTTTGAAATATGCAGGAGCATACGAGACTTGGTACTAGAAAGTTGAGGTCCACTTGCACTTGTTCTAGATATGAACGATGATATCATCGGTCGTTGATGGtctcaagaaaatttttgtAAGGTTGGATACATATATTAGGGCATGGATTTCATAAGCATTCACACAAG
Coding sequences within it:
- the LOC132170136 gene encoding uncharacterized protein LOC132170136; this translates as MTLTEWPAIDEIWKAKRKHESALELTKLLAKMDTTWANSLKVEDRPISLRKGSNSLDDDDKGGAGKGEGGDQTPDTPLLIAASEGIVEIFDEIHDVHPQAIEHISKDEVTIVVVAICHRQREIFRCLKMMKGVMEHRLFSLIDKQGYTILHHAADMKNYNGGTRAGPALQLQEELQWFERVRKIVPSHYVMHRNNAGKTAEELFKEQHAGLLEKAERWIKETSHSCSAIAILVATVVFTAALTVPGGNDQQGHPVFLNSPFFLFFTIMDVVSLASSLTYVVMFLSILTSPFKQENFLKSLPRKLMIGFTLLFLSMTTTMLSFTATIFLINHFEKKALTVTLINIAVLLPVSIFVLMQFPLYVALSSNMHSLFKKIMKKALRKTSIPLFSRLVTARHVR